From Triticum aestivum cultivar Chinese Spring chromosome 4A, IWGSC CS RefSeq v2.1, whole genome shotgun sequence, a single genomic window includes:
- the LOC123085845 gene encoding metal tolerance protein 2, whose protein sequence is MGLRFAHLAGGVARAAFSRRGPHLSPACARRVLAPLASPGEPRGGNWLVPARGHGGHSHHHGEESGEASEKIFRLGFAADVVLTVGKAITGYLSGSTAITADAAHSLSDIVLSGVALLSYKAAKVPRDKDHPYGHGKFESLGALGISSMLLITAGGIAWHSFEVLQGVMFSAPDIIGSTLHMNHSHGSGGHNHAIDLEHAVLALSMTTLAISIKEGLYWITKRAGEKEGSGLMKANAWHHRVDAISSVVALVGVGGSIVGLPYLDPLAGLVVSGMILKAGVQTGYESTLELVDAAVDPSLLEPIRETIVKVDGVKGCHRLRGRKAGTSLYLDVHIEVYPFLSVSAAHDIGETVRHHIQKTHNQVAEVFIHIDPSYSMGANVDKKRILGNLERRNSDVIPRQRSAEAIVSDIISSHFPKKMCLEHLMLHYLRGRVLLQVQVSMSPEILIRDAMDIAKKAEEEIMKVDASICQVSVQLRLGQRIEQLQLAASKSGANDLHAEKQ, encoded by the exons ATGGGCCTCCGCTTCGCCCACCTCGCCGGCGGGGTCGCCCGAGCCGCCTTCTCTCGCCGTGGGCCACACCTCTCCCCAGCGTGCGCCCGCCGCGTGCTCGCCCCTCTCGCCTCGCCGGGTGAGCCAAGGGGCGGCAACTGGCTCGTCCCTGCCCGCGGCCACGGTGGCCACTCCCACCACCACGGCGAGGAAAGCGGCGAGGCGTCTGAGAAGATCTTCCGCTTGGGCTTCGCTGCTGACGTCGTCCTCACCGTAGGGAAAGCCATCACCGGTTACCTCTCCGGCAGCACGGCCATCACCGCCGACGCCGCTCACTCCCTCTCTGACATC GTGCTGAGCGGGGTGGCTCTGCTGTCGTACAAGGCGGCCAAGGTACCTAGAGACAAGGATCATCCGTATG GTCATGGAAAGTTCGAGAGTTTGGGAGCTCTTGGAATTTCAAGTATGCTGTTGATTACTGCAGGTGGGATCGCCTGGCATTCTTTTGAAGTTCTTCAG GGAGTTATGTTTTCTGCTCCTGATATAATTGGCAGCACATTGCACATGAATCACAGCCATGGTAGTGGTGGGCATAATCATGCAATAGATTTGGAACATGCAGTCCTTGCATTGAGTATGACAACCTTAGCAATATCTATCAAAGAAGG GCTCTATTGGATTACGAAAAGAGCTGGGGAGAAGGAAGGGAGTGGGCTGATGAAAGCTAACGCATGGCACCATCGTGTGGATGCTATTTCATCTGTTGTTGCCCTAGTAGGGGTAG GTGGCTCCATTGTTGGATTACCTTATCTTGATCCACTAGCTGGCCTTGTTGTCTCAGGCATGATTCTTAAAGCTGGTGTTCAGACAGGATACGAGAG TACACTAGAGCTTGTTGATGCAGCTGTTGATCCATCGCTTCTAGAACCAATCAGGGAAACAATTGTGAAGGTTGATGGTGTAAAG GGGTGCCATCGGTTGAGGGGAAGGAAAGCTGGGACCTCCTTGTATCTTGATGTGCATATCGAG GTATATCCTTTCTTGAGTGTCAGTGCAGCACATGATATCGGGGAAACTGTCCGTCATCATATACAAAAGACGCATAATCAAGTTGCCGAAGTTTTCATACACATAG ACCCCTCATATTCAATGGGTGCTAACGTGGACAAGAAAAGGATTTTGGGGAACTTGGAGAGAAGAAATTCAGACGTTATTCCACGGCAACGAAGTGCAGAAGCTATCGTGTCCGATATAATTTCCTCTCATTTTCCGAAG AAAATGTGTCTTGAACATCTGATGCTGCATTACTTACGAGGACGGGTGTTGCTTCAGGTCCAAGTTTCAATGTCTCCAGAAATTTTGATTCG GGATGCGATGGACATAGCAAAAAAAGCCGAGGAGGAGATCATGAAGGTTGACGCCAGCATATGTCAAGTCAGCGTACAGCTGAGATTGGGGCAACGAATTGAGCAACTTCAGCTGGCCGCAAGCAAAAGCGGAGCAAACGATCTACATGCAGAAAAGCAGTAG